The Quercus lobata isolate SW786 chromosome 4, ValleyOak3.0 Primary Assembly, whole genome shotgun sequence genome segment aaagctgtcaaaaaaatatgataattttttcaatttccgaATAAAAATTTTCCTGAAATAATTTACTGACATATGCTTAAAGGGCATACGTTAGTTTAAtagctttttcaattctcgaatagaaatttttctaaaatgatttactAGCATATCCCAAAGAACATGTGTTAGTAAAACTCATAATAGATTACCTGACAGATATGATTAgtcacattaaattttttttttttttcttaattttgctTAGTTCTAGACCTACTGGTCATGACCAATGAGTCCAAGCAAACAGTCTCACCAATGTGTACTGCATTGCACGGCCAAAACAGAACAGAATCTGCCAACAACCACCAATTTATTAGACACCAAGACACGTGACAGAGGATAAttgaataactttttattaagtatttattttttttgctaaacatgTATTATTAAGAATTAGTAACAAATTAATGTATAAGTAATATAATCTAATTACAAGTTATTATTAATGGAAGTTGTGGCAAAATATATAACCAAGTATGGGAaataactatcaaaaaaaaaaaaagtatatgaaatAACAATGAGTTTtagttaactcaattagtaaagtctctgatagctgaataagaaatttgaggtTCAATTATAGCTAtcataagttaaaattctaaaaaaaaaaaagtatgtgaaCTAACTTTGAATTGGATTGTTATATTCcaaattgtataaatttgattgatttaaatcgttataatatatatgtattgtgTGAGTACATGTTGAGAGCAACATTTAGTGTTTACTAAATGAATATTGGTTTTCTTGGTaattatgaaaatttcaaattaaaaattgattagtCCTTTTAGAATATAAGTGGTTTGCTTACTTATTACGGAACATCACAAATATGTTGGATGTTTTAAACTAATTatattgatgtttttttttaagaatcattAGATTTCACATTCTAGAATCTATTATACCACCGactttaatattattattatattattacgTTTTTCCTACATACTGTGCATGTGGAAGATAGAGAGAAGCACTTTTGGTTCTTGAATATAATTATTGCTTACATTTtctcaaccccaaaaaaaaaaaaaaaaaaaaactatttcttaCTTACTAAGGAACAACACaaatattttggatattttaaacTAATTGTAATTTatgttagattttttattattattattattattagaatcATTAGACTTCATATTCTAGAATGTTGTATACCTTcgacttttttattattattattactacccGCTATACCTTGCATGTTAAGGCAGAGAGAAAGCACATTGATCTCTATACCCCATTATTATGATATAATTACGTTCTAGATTTCTATTATTCATATCTCATATCAAtcctttctcccaaaaaaaaaaaacaaaaaaaaaaagtcatatcaATTCCCCCACACACCACTACAAATGATATCTTTGTCTGAACTTTGATTTATCTCAGCGATCTCTTGGTAGAAAAACAAATACCATTCTCACTTGTCCAGGTATTAAATCatcacctttttatttttttactcactttGCAAAAAAGCTAGTATGGGTCTGATTAATATTTTTGATCTATGTTTTCCTTTGGCTAAGATCATTATTATGTTCCATATTATAGATTTATAATATTCATTTTAAGATCGTAAACAAAACCGGAAAACTCTACCTTTACCGTTACAAAATCACATGTCacaatttcattaaattttttttttttttttttttttaagtaacagTTCACAATTAATGAAAATTGTCACCTATACGCACACCTAAGAATTCATAACAGCGCCCATACCATTACCATATACCCCCAAACATGAAAAGGAAAACCCTCATTCAATCTAAATCTCGGCCACCACACACGGTGGCTGAGAAACCTTCgacacccaaaaaaaaccaaaccaccCTCGCTCGCGGCCATAACACGCGGCGGCTGGGGCTCGCCAAAATTGTCATGGTCAGTTAGGTGGCCCCGGCCCAGAGAAAACCCCCTACTGACTGCGGATGAAAATGAGAGGAAGATCAAGAGAAATCAGACGCGCTGATTAGATTTATTGCTCAGGCATATCTATTGCAAATTCATATCACTATGAATAACTGTATGTGCATATGTGCGTGTGTGTTAGAGTCTTAGATGACTCCTCTGTTTAGATTTATTGCTCATCATGCGTATCTATTGCAAACCCATCATTATGAATAACTGTATGAGTGAACTAATtgacatgtgtgtgtgtgtgtgttttatagATGACTACTGTTACTACTGGCGAGCTCTTAGAGCTTGCTGAAAAGAATGTGAAACTGGCAGTTGTGGAGGATATGGCTGAACAATTTGAAGAGGCCTATAAGCTTTATATGAAGGCATTAGAGTATGCGGGCATTTATCTCTTCTATGAGAACAATCCATGGCTTAAGAAGCAGAATAGGCAGTCATTTTTGGGCCATTATAGAAGGGCAACAAAAATAAGAGGCCGTCATCACTTACATGGACCCTCTTTATCTAAAAGAGCAGAAAGCGGGCTTGGTCTTACAGAGTCGAATGCGAAGTTGAGTGATGTGGGCGGACTTCAGGCTTGCAAAGATGTATTGGTTGAAGCTGCCATAGTGCCTATCCAGAATCCTCAATTTTTTACTGGTAAGTTCTCCCTCCATCATTGTATttaacttttgggttttttaatctctgcttttagtttatttggttaTTCTTAGTTTCAATGCTAATAATAAGAGTTGGGTTATAGTGACCACTAATGTGGACATTATGTTTTGAACTCCTGTTTTAGGAAAACGACAACCGTGGAAGGCTATATTACTATATGGTCCACCTGGAACAGGGAAGACCTATCTAGCAAATGCAATTGCAACAGAAACAGGGTCAACTTTCTTTAggtaatatttataattttaccaATATCAATACATAGCAAGCAACAGGATTACAATAAGTGATGATGTAAGAACCATACATGGCAAGAGATAAAAGAACtaatcttcatcttcaacaGGCAAATACATGTTGCCAATTGCAGTTAATTGTGACTCTTATATTTGAAGTCTATCTGGCTTCTTCATTTTTCCCTCTATGTTTCAGGTTTTCTGcataatttcttttgaaaactTGTGACTTCAGCAGCATTTTATAGTTAACATGTTGTTCTTATTCTCACCCATTTTCTGTAGATTTTACTTGTTATTAAAGGCCTAGATCAGAAATACATTGTCCAATAATTGAGATGATGGACAAAATTCATGAAATTTGGATTTAATAGATTAAATGTTCTTGTTGAAACCTAAGACGTCTGAGTTTCAGAAAATGTGGACTTGAgttcttaatattttatattgttgatgtAGTTTTCTTACTTCATATGGTTGGATCTTCGAATCCTTTCATATTCTTTTTCATTGCAGTCATCACGTTATTGGAATGTGTTGAATTTCTGAATTCATCATCTATGCCACCATGCTTCAATTGATTCACATCTGcaattgtttttgttctatgCTTCTTCCTAGCAGTTATTGTTGGGTGCATTTATTACAGCTAATGTATTTCCCAAGGATGTAGATGTGTTTGCTTTCCAATGTTTTTATATAGATGGAATGCTGCCAACACATTTACATGTTTTGTGCACTGTCTGTACACAGACATTTACATGTGTTGTGTACTGTCTATACACAGTGTTTCCGCATCAGACATTGTTTCCAAATGGATGGGAGAAAGTGAAAAGCAAGTCTCAATTCTTTTCCAACGGGCCCGTGATGCTGCTCCatccattatttttattgatgaaattgatTCCTTATGTGGTTCACGAGGTGAGAACGATGAGAATGAAGCATCTCGACGAATCAAAACAGAACTTCTTGTACAAATGCAGGTAATTTATTTTCCTTGGAAATGGATTAAAGTCATTTGTTCCAAGCttctatttatataa includes the following:
- the LOC115983851 gene encoding protein SUPPRESSOR OF K(+) TRANSPORT GROWTH DEFECT 1-like, with protein sequence MTTVTTGELLELAEKNVKLAVVEDMAEQFEEAYKLYMKALEYAGIYLFYENNPWLKKQNRQSFLGHYRRATKIRGRHHLHGPSLSKRAESGLGLTESNAKLSDVGGLQACKDVLVEAAIVPIQNPQFFTGKRQPWKAILLYGPPGTGKTYLANAIATETGSTFFSVSASDIVSKWMGESEKQVSILFQRARDAAPSIIFIDEIDSLCGSRGENDENEASRRIKTELLVQMQGVCNDETNVLVLAATNTPYALDQAMRRRFDKRIYVPLPDLKAREHIFKVHIGDTPHNLTETDFEHLARRTQGFSGSDIFYCVKDALYQPVRATLNAQFFRKTSKGKWVPCKRTRQGATEITLQELNAQGLALKIQLPPNTRADFDKMLARQKPTVSEADLKVHKRFNKEFGNEG